In Penaeus chinensis breed Huanghai No. 1 chromosome 11, ASM1920278v2, whole genome shotgun sequence, a genomic segment contains:
- the LOC125030473 gene encoding zinc finger protein 225-like, giving the protein MGTNRTRSGEKKDFSGMLTVKEENMDDCDIMDVVEEGLSMPTTDQIVESSDVNESASYETEDGFECFECCKKFSTKEECEKHAQKHVNKEEGKRNTGKKRRHKICNADGNASGSSLKMDDNSTNEMSAVADDADKEKIFHCSVCNEDFPSRTELEDHTHETVHECKFCGKQYQNRVNLQTHIKRYHEETEWMKFKCATCGKNFGFLTALERHMKEHNPNQKFCCEQCGKVFKSLVNLKNHIPLHTKDEVYECPYCPKQYYIRYSYEKHVKSHVYAPKFHCEICDKNFNDKKSFELHLERHQHGGILGRSKDLKCNNCGDLKSPTDLQLVGESDPGHHKTCLVCGKGLYKKYMIENNDVSQYLSKDERVREQCKLCGKWVLNLPRHIKYTHLENEYVTCDICNMIVTKASLPAHKNRKHGGSAVTCDHCNRIFKNVMCLREHMAKVRRKEDPLKNICKYCKEIVSPENWKDHMMKHRTKCSDCGAAHFTSQEEFMNHLNSCRKCSNCSTTFTSREEFLSHIEMCSSGINIITGNLDSASDQEVVTSIFAIVDESTGCETCGEMFEDQETLAQHIAEAHPNSLDGNDIISEAILYACPQESCGVIVTNKELLKEHLASVHNAQMINIDSFT; this is encoded by the coding sequence ATGGGAACAAATAGAACTCGTAGTGGTGAGAAAAAAGATTTTTCAGGTATGTTGACAGTTAAAGAAGAAAACATGGATGACTGTGACATAATGGATGTGGTAGAAGAGGGGCTTAGTATGCCCACCACTGACCAGATTGTTGAAAGTAGCGATGTAAATGAGTCAGCATCGTATGAAACAGAGGATGGATTTGAATGTTTTGAGTGTTGCAAGAAATTCAGCACAAAGGAAGAATGTGAAAAGCATGCTCAGAAACATGTTaacaaagaggagggaaaaagaaatacagGCAAGAAAAGACGGCACAAGATATGCAATGCTGATGGTAATGCCTCAGGTTCTTCACTTAAAATGGATGATAATTCTACTAACGAAATGTCAGCAGTAGCAGATGACGCAGACAAGGAGAAGATTTTTCATTGTTCAGTATGTAATGAGGATTTCCCTTCAAGAACAGAACTTGAAGACCATACACATGAAACAGTACATGAATGCAAATTCTGTGGAAAGCAGTACCAGAATCGAGTCAATCTTCAAACACACATCAAAAGATATCATGAAGAGACAGAGTGGATGAAGTTTAAATGTGCAACTTGTGGGAAGAACTTTGGATTTTTAACAGCTCTAGAACGACATATGAAAGAACATAATCCAAATCAAAAGTTTTGCTGCGAGCAATGTGGAAAAGTATTTAAAAGTCTGGTAAATCTAAAGAACCACATACCTTTACATACTAAAGATGAAGTGTATGAGTGTCCCTATTGCCCAAAGCAGTACTACATTAGATATAGCTATGAGAAGCATGTTAAATCACATGTGTATGCACCAAAGTTCCACTGTGAGATATGTGATAAGAattttaatgataagaaaagcTTTGAGTTACACCTGGAGAGACATCAGCATGGGGGAATACTTGGAAGGAGCAAGGATTTGAAGTGCAATAATTGCGGAGACCTCAAAAGTCCCACCGACTTACAGCTGGTAGGAGAGAGTGATCCTGGCCACCACAAGACCTGTTTAGTCTGTGGGAAGGGGCTCTACAAAAAGTATATGATTGAAAACAATGATGTGTCGCAGTATCTGTCCAaagatgaaagagtgagagaacaaTGCAAACTTTGTGGGAAATGGGTGTTAAATTTGCCTAGGCATATTAAATATACCCATCTAGAGAATGAATATGTAACATGTGATATTTGTAATATGATAGTTACAAAAGCATCTTTGCCTGCTCATAAGAATCGTAAACATGGAGGTTCTGCTGTGACTTGTGATCACTGTAACAGGATATTTAAAAATGTAATGTGCTTGCGTGAGCACATGGCAAaggtgagaagaaaagaggatcCATTAaagaatatttgtaaatattgtaaGGAAATTGTTAGTCCCGAAAATTGGAAAGATCACATGATGAAACACAGAACAAAATGTAGTGACTGTGGAGCTGCTCACTTCACAAGTCAAGAGGAATTCATGAACCACCTTAATTCATGCAGAAAATGTAGCAACTGTTCAACTACATTCACATCACGAGAAGAGTTCCTATCACACATTGAGATGTGTAGCAGTggcattaatataattactggtAACCTTGACTCTGCCAGTGACCAGGAAGTTGTTACTAGTATTTTTGCAATTGTTGATGAAAGTACTGGATGCGAGACTTGTGGAGAAATGTTTGAAGATCAGGAAACACTTGCTCAGCACATAGCAGAAGCTCATCCAAATTCACTAGATGGGAATGATATAATCAGTGAAGCTATCCTCTATGCTTGCCCGCAAGAGTCATGTGGAGTGATTGTTACGAACAAGGAACTCCTAAAGGAACATTTAGCTTCAGTTCATAATGCTCAAATGATTAATATTGATAGTTTTACTTAA